The proteins below come from a single Eucalyptus grandis isolate ANBG69807.140 chromosome 3, ASM1654582v1, whole genome shotgun sequence genomic window:
- the LOC104456647 gene encoding LOW QUALITY PROTEIN: vacuolar protein sorting-associated protein 35B (The sequence of the model RefSeq protein was modified relative to this genomic sequence to represent the inferred CDS: inserted 1 base in 1 codon) yields the protein MVLERPEDEEKWLAEGIAAIQQNAFYMHRALDANNLREALKYSALMLSELRTSNLSPHKYYDLYMRAFDELRGLEMFFXDEGRHGVSIVDLYELVQHAGNILPRLYLLCTVGSVYIKSKEAPAKDILKDLVEMCRGVQHPIRGLFLRSYLSQVSRDKLPDIGSEYEGGGDTVMDAVEFVLQNFTEMNKLWVRMQHQSQGPGRIREKQEKERSELRDLVGKNLHVLSQIEGVDLEIYKETVLPGVLEQVVNCKDDLAQYYLMECLIQVFPDVYHLQTLEALLGSCSQLQPTVDVKMLLSQLMDRLSNYAASSPDVLPEFLQVEAFAKLSSAIWKVIDAHTEMPVVGAISLYVSLLTFTLRVHPDRLDYVDQVLGACVKKLSGKPKLEDRRATKQIVALLSAPIEKYNDVVRALTLPNYPRVMEYLDSLTNKQMALVIIQSIMKNNTCIKEADKVEVLFELIEGLVKDVEGIAEDELDEEDFNEEQNSVARLIHMLYNDDPEEMLKIICAVQKHIMGGGPNRLPFTVPPLVFSALRLVRQLQSQDGEVVGEELPATPRKLFQLLSQIIEALSSVPSPELALRLYLQCAEAAGDCDLEPVAYEFFTQAFVLYEEEVADSKAQVTAIHLIIGSLQRMTVFGVENRDTLTHKATGYSAKLLKKHDQCRAVYACSHLFWVDNHEGIKDGERVLLCLKRALRIANAAQQMASVTRGSAGPVTLFVEILNKYLYFFEKGNPQVTSSAIQSLVELIKNEMQSDSTTQDPASDTFFVSTVRYIQYQKEKGGMMGEKYEPIKV from the exons ATGGTGCTGGAAAGACCCGAGGACGAGGAGAAATGGCTGGCCGAAGGGATCGCCGCCATCCAGCAGAACGCCTTCTACATGCATCGCGCCCTG GACGCCAACAACCTGAGAGAAGCTCTCAAGTACTCGGCCCTGATGCTGTCCGAGCTCCGGACTTCGAATCTCTCTCCCCACAAGTATTACGATCTCT ATATGAGAGCTTTCGATGAACTGAGGGGGCTGGAGATGTTCT AGGACGAGGGCAGGCACGGCGTTTCCATAGTCGATTTGTATGAGCTCGTGCAGCATGCTGGCAACATATTGCCCCGACT CTATCTCCTATGTACTGTGGGATCTGTGTACATCAAGTCCAAGGAAGCACCTGCCAAGGATATCCTTAAAGATCTTGTTGAGATGTGCCGTGGTGTTCAGCATCCAATACGGGGCCTGTTTTTAAGAAGTTACCTATCTCAAGTCAGTAGAGATAAGTTACCTGACATTGGTTCTGAATATGAAGG AGGTGGCGACACTGTTATGGATGCTGTTGAATTTGTGCTGCAAAATTTTACTGAAATGAATAAGCTTTGGGTTCGCATGCAGCATCAG TCGCAGGGTCCTGGTCGGATTAGAGAGaagcaggaaaaagaaaggagtgaGCTTCGTGATCTT GTAGGGAAAAACCTCCATGTTCTTAGTCAGATAGAGGGTGTGGATCTTGAAATATACAAAGAAACTGTTCTTCCTGGGGTCTTGGAGCAG GTTGTCAACTGTAAAGATGATCTTGCCCAGTATTATCTGATGGAATGCCTGATCCAGGTCTTCCCAGATGTATACCATTTGCAGACCCTTGAGGCGTTATTGGGTTCTTGCTCTCAGCTTCAG CCAACTGTTGATGTCAAGATGCTGCTGTCTCAGTTGATGGATAGATTGTCAAATTATGCTGCCTCAAGCCCAGAT GTATTACCAGAATTTCTGCAAGTGGAGGCATTTGCTAAGTTGAGCAGTGCCATTTGGAAG GTTATAGATGCCCACACTGAGATGCCAGTTGTTGGAGCAATTTCTTTGTATGTTTCTCTTCTCACATTTACTCTCCGTGTACACCCTGATCGGCTTGATTATGTGGATCAAGTTCTG GGAGCATGTGTTAAGAAGCTCTCTGGCAAACCAAAGCTTGAAGACAGAAGAGCAACAAAACAAATCGTTGCACTCCTGAGTGCTCCAATAGAGAAATACAATGATGTTGTCAGAGCCTTGACACTTCCTAATTATCCACGCGTCATGGAATACCTTGATAGTTTGACAAACAAACAAATGGCATTGGTTATAATTCAAAGCATCATGAAGAATAACACCTGCATCAAGGAGGCTGATAAG GTTGAGGTGTTGTTTGAATTAATCGAAGGACTTGTTAAAGATGTGGAGGGAATAGCTGAGGATGAG CTTGATGAGGAAGACTTCAACGAAGAGCAAAATTCTGTTGCTCGCCTTATACATATGCTATATAACGATGACCCAGAAGAAATGCTTAAG ATTATATGTGCGGTGCAAAAGCACATTATGGGTGGAGGTCCAAATCGCCTGCCTTTTACAGTTCCTCCGCTTGTTTTTTCTGCCCTCAGG TTGGTCAGGCAATTGCAAAGTCAAGATGGTGAAGTTGTGGGAGAAGAATTGCCTGCAACTCCTAGAAAACTTTTCCAGCTTTTGAGCCAG ATAATTGAGGCTCTTTCATCTGTACCATCACCTGAACTTGCACTAAGGTTATATCTGCAATGTGCAGAG GCTGCCGGCGATTGTGATCTTGAACCAGTGGCTTATGAATTTTTTACCCAGGCTTTTGTACTatatgaagaagaagttgcG GACTCCAAAGCCCAGGTTACAGCAATACATTTAATTATTGGGAGTCTCCAGCGGATGACTGTATTTGGTGTTGAGAATAGAGATACTTTAACACACAAGGCAACTGGG TATTCTGCAAAGCTTCTGAAGAAGCATGACCAGTGCAGAGCAGTTTATGCATGTTCCCACCTTTTCTGGGTCGACAATCACGAAGGCATTAAAGATGGAGAAAG GGTTCTACTTTGTCTTAAACGTGCTTTGAGAATAGCAAATGCAGCGCAACAGATGGCCAGCGTTACACGGGGTAGCGCTGGCCCAGTCACGCTTTTTGTCGAAATCTTGAACAA GTACCTCTACTTTTTCGAGAAAGGCAACCCACAGGTCACAAGCTCTGCAATTCAGAGCCTGGTTGAGCTAATAAAGAACGAGATGCAAAGCGATTCCACAACCCAGGATCCAGCTTCAGATACATTCTTTGTCAGCACAGTTCGGTACATCCAATATCAAAAAGAGAAGGGAGGCATGATGGGCGAGAAGTACGAGCCAATTAAGGTGTGA
- the LOC104456649 gene encoding LOW QUALITY PROTEIN: ABC transporter B family member 13 (The sequence of the model RefSeq protein was modified relative to this genomic sequence to represent the inferred CDS: inserted 4 bases in 4 codons; deleted 1 base in 1 codon) has protein sequence MKAPELEREPANDPVRDDRIPTLPEPTKEQEKEKEKEKPSTSFFGLFVAADKIDCVLMFFGSAGACIHGAALPVFFVLFGRMIDSLGKLSSDPHGLSSRVSEDALYLVYLGVIVFASAWIGVALWTQTGERQTARLRLKYLQAVLRKDINFFDTEAKDCNILHHITSDAILVQDAIGDKTGHALRYLSQFIVGFAVGFTSVWQLTLLTLAVVPLIAFAGGAYTIIMSSLSEKGEAAYAEAGKVAEEVISQIRTVYSFCREDKAVQAYSKSLKVALKLGKKSGFAKGMGVGFTYALLFCAWALLLWYASILVRHHHTNGGKAFTTIINVIFSGFALGQAAPNLAAIAKGQAAVANIISMIQTDNKPSKGSDEGTKLSEVAGEIEFREVCFAYPSRPNMVFENLSFTIGAGKSIAIVGPSGSGKSTIISLVQRFYDPTSGQILLDGHDLKTLQLKWLREQMGLVSQEPALFATTIADNILFGKADAKTEQLVEAAKASNAHSFIQKLPDCYYTQVGEGGTQLSGGQKQRIAIARAVLRNPKILLLDEATSALDAESELVVQEALDRIMTNRTTIIIAHRLSTVRDVDCIVVLKXGQVVESGNHSELLSXGGEYATLVSLQLTENDTQSSSLCRSDSSANSSFRGSFNSEHTXTATEDLPKHSPNGHCSLGINLELLKLNAPEWXFALLGSVGAVLAGMEAPLFAIGITHILSAFYSPDAHRAKQEVDRIALLFVGVAAITMPIYLIQHFFYTLMGERLTTRVRSLMFSAILTNEIGWFDLDENSTGSLTTILAADATLVRSALADRLSTITQNVALTVTAFVIAFKLSWRIAAVVIASFPLLVGASITEQLFLKGFGGDYSTAYSRATSLAREAIANIRTVAAFGAEDRISDQFASELAQPNRQALIRGHISGFGFGISQFFAFCSYSLGLWYASVLIKHRESNFGDIIKSFMVLIVTALAVAETLALTPDIVKGKQALGSVFRVLKRQTAIHPYSHMSKMVLTVRGNIEFRSVSFRYPARPDVRIFEDLNLKVSAGKSLAVVGQSGSGKSTVISLVMRFYDPTSGSVLIDGCDIKSLNLRQLRLRIGLVQQEPALFATTIYENIKYGNSEASEIEVMEAAKAANAHEFISTMPEGYQTNVGNRGVQLSGGQKQRVAIARAILKDPSILLLDEATSALDTSSEKLVQDALDKLMKGRTTILVAHRLTTIRDANRIAVLQNGRVAEIGRHDQLIAKPSGPYKKLVSLQQEEKNLEAIS, from the exons ATGAAAGCACCTGAGCTTGAGCGCGAGCCTGCAAATGACCCGGTTCGTGATGATCGGATTCCGACGCTGCCGGAACCAACTAAGGAgcaggagaaggagaaggagaaggagaagccgAGCACTTCCTTCTTCGGCTTGTTTGTGGCTGCCGACAAGATTGATTGCGTTTTGATGTTCTTCGGAAGCGCCGGTGCGTGCATCCACGGTGCCGCGCTCCCTGTGTTCTTCGTTCTGTTTGGCCGGATGATCGATTCTCTCGGCAAGCTGTCTTCCGATCCCCACGGATTGTCTTCGCGCGTTTCTGAG GATGCTCTGTACCTCGTGTATCTAGGAGTCATCGTGTTCGCATCGGCATGGATAG GTGTTGCATTGTGGACGCAAACCGGGGAGAGGCAAACAGCTCGTTTGCGGCTTAAGTATCTGCAGGCAGTTCTTAGGAAAGACATCAACTTTTTTGATACAGAAGCTAAGGACTGTAACATTCTTCACCACATTACAAGCGATGCAATACTAGTACAAGATGCAATCGGCGACAAG ACAGGCCATGCTCTGCGTTACCTTTCGCAATTCATCGTAGGATTTGCTGTCGGATTTACGTCGGTGTGGCAGCTCACGCTTCTGACCTTGGCTGTTGTTCCGTTGATAGCATTTGCCGGAGGAGCTTATACTATTATCATGTCTTCTCTATCAGAGAAAGGTGAAGCTGCATATGCTGAAGCAGGGAAGGTTGCGGAAGAG GTTATCTCGCAGATTCGAACGGTATACTCTTTTTGTAGGGAGGACAAAGCAGTCCAAGCATATTCTAAGTCACTTAAAGTTGCACTAAAACTGGGGAAGAAGAGCGGTTTTGCCAAAGGAATGGGTGTCGGCTTTACATATGCTCTCTTATTCTGTGCTTGGGCATTGCTTCTGTGGTATGCCAGCATTCTCGTCCGGCACCACCATACAAATGGAGGGAAAGCATTCACGACCATCATAAACGTTATCTTTAGTGGTTT TGCGCTGGGTCAAGCTGCCCCAAACCTTGCTGCCATTGCAAAAGGGCAGGCGGCTGTTGCCAACATCATTAGCATGATACAAACGGATAATAAGCCGTCTAAGGGATCTGATGAAGGAACGAAATTGTCAGAAGTAGCTGGAGAAATTGAATTTCGTGAGGTCTGCTTTGCTTATCCATCCCGTCCCAACATGGTATTTGAGAATTTGAGCTTCACCATTGGGGCCGGAAAGAGCATAGCGATTGTTGGTCCGAGTGGTTCTGGAAAGAGTACCATAATCTCCTTGGTACAACGGTTCTATGACCCAACTTCAG GCCAAATTCTGCTTGACGGACATGATCTCAAGACTCTTCAACTAAAATGGCTGAGAGAGCAAATGGGATTGGTTAGCCAAGAGCCAGCACTGTTTGCCACTACTATAGCCGATAACATTCTATTTGGTAAAGCAGATGCTAAAACGGAGCAACTCGTAGAAGCTGCTAAAGCTTCAAATGCACATTCCTTCATCCAAAAGCTTCCCGATTGTTATTACACTCAG GTGGGAGAGGGAGGAACCCAACTTTCTGGAGGACAGAAGCAGAGGATTGCCATTGCAAGAGCTGTGCTACGGAACCCAAAGATACTACTTTTGGATGAGGCGACCAGTGCCCTTGACGCAGAATCGGAACTTGTTGTCCAAGAAGCACTTGACAGAATAATGACGAACAGGACAACAATAATCATTGCACACCGCTTATCCACAGTCCGAGATGTTGATTGTATCGTTGTCCTGA ACGGCCAGGTCGTTGAAAGTGGAAACCATTCAGAGTTGTTAT AAGGAGGCGAGTACGCGACCCTTGTGAGCTTACAGTTAACTGAAAATGACACTCAATCGAGCTCACTATGTCGCTCGGATTCTTCTGCAAATTCTAGCTTCCGAGGAAGTTTTAACAGTGAGCACA ACACTGCCACAGAGGATTTACCAAAACATTCCCCCAACGGACACTGCTCCCTCGGTATCAATCTGGAGCTGTTAAAACTGAATGCCCCTGAAT CCTTTGCATTGCTCGGGTCGGTTGGTGCGGTCCTGGCAGGCATGGAAGCTCCTCTATTTGCGATTGGGATCACCCACATCTTGTCTGCGTTTTATTCACCTGATGCTCATCGTGCTAAGCAAGAGGTCGATCGGATTGCACTCTTATTTGTCGGAGTAGCTGCTATTACCATGCCGATTTACTTGATACAGCATTTCTTCTACACACTGATGGGGGAGCGCCTCACAACCCGTGTTCGCTCATTGATGTTCTCAG CTATCCTCACCAACGAGATTGGGTGGTTTGATTTGGATGAGAATAGCACCGGTTCCCTAACAACAATTTTAGCAGCAGATGCAACACTGGTGCGGAGTGCACTGGCCGACCGTCTATCGACCATTACGCAGAATGTAGCACTCACAGTGACGGCATTTGTCATTGCCTTCAAATTAAGCTGGCGGATAGCAGCTGTTGTCATTGCTTCCTTCCCTCTCCTTGTTGGAGCATCAATAACTGAG CAATTATTTCTTAAGGGATTCGGAGGAGACTACAGCACTGCCTATTCTCGGGCCACTTCATTGGCACGTGAAGCAATTGCAAACATTCGCACCGTCGCTGCGTTTGGTGCTGAAGACCGGATCTCAGATCAGTTTGCTTCTGAATTAGCCCAACCAAACCGGCAAGCACTTATCCGAGGGCACATATCGGGGTTCGGCTTTGGCATATCACAGTTCTTTGCATTCTGTTCCTACTCACTCGGCCTTTGGTATGCTTCCGTTCTAATCAAGCACAGGGAATCCAACTTTGGAGACATCATCAAATCCTTCATGGTTTTGATAGTTACTGCACTAGCCGTTGCAGAGACCCTGGCTCTCACGCCAGACATTGTGAAGGGCAAGCAAGCGCTAGGGTCAGTTTTCCGTGTCCTCAAGAGGCAGACTGCCATACATCCTTACAGCCACATGTCGAAAATGGTGCTCACGGTCCGAGGAAATATAGAATTCAGGAGCGTCAGTTTTAGGTATCCGGCCAGGCCGGATGTACGCATCTTCgaagatttgaatttgaaagtttCGGCGGGGAAGAGTCTTGCGGTGGTGGGACAAAGTGGGTCGGGAAAGAGTACGGTGATCTCCCTAGTGATGAGATTTTATGACCCCACCTCTGGATCAGTTCTTATAGATGGCTGTGATATAAAATCCCTGAACTTGAGACAGCTAAGGTTAAGGATAGGTTTGGTCCAGCAGGAACCGGCATTATTCGCCACGACGATATATGAGAACATAAAGTACGGAAATTCAGAAGCTTCGGAAATAGAGGTGATGGAAGCGGCCAAAGCGGCGAATGCCCATGAGTTTATCAGCACGATGCCGGAAGGGTACCAAACAAACGTCGGCAATAGG GGAGTGCAATTGTCGGGAGGACAGAAGCAGAGGGTGGCCATAGCAAGGGCAATCCTGAAGGACCCTTCAATCCTCCTCCTGGACGAAGCGACGAGTGCTTTGGACACGTCGTCGGAGAAGTTGGTCCAAGACGCTCTTGATAAGCTCATGAAAGGCCGGACGACGATCTTAGTGGCGCACAGGCTGACGACCATCCGAGACGCCAATAGAATCGCCGTGCTGCAAAATGGCAGGGTAGCAGAAATAGGCCGTCACGACCAGCTCATTGCGAAACCCAGTGGACCCTACAAGAAATTGGTCAGCCTGCAACAGGAGGAGAAGAACCTGGAAGCAATTTCTTAG
- the LOC104456646 gene encoding uncharacterized protein LOC104456646, with the protein MSRCFPYTPREGCVKRGTLRETLMGSLKLQKEKQKVAETKRSKPNKREKEETENPMKPFAGNVGNVSKVKRLFHEKPPTPAGVRKRKVFDSDSPPVSKDSKLGKRKVFDSDSPPMSKDYSEQGEKSSITEEHEQPVGYLSDGSKSSSNKSRQDASTSSIERRGNILRIRLKRTAAPESPFVGQPECTTSGRTDFPSKQHLHETSHAPCQINIPSATAKEEAKETLLVKPEVSPQLDTAFQTVPSSARNELSELESTYETLIEHWVPLPLDHGLGEPDDEDWLFKTKCVEGKSPKRPKVGDDTAISFTWPLQAHYLPEAEIYALPYTVPF; encoded by the exons ATGTCTCGTTGCTTTCCCTACACGCCTCGCGAGGGATGCGTGAAGAGAGGGACGCTGAGGGAGACTTTGATGGGGTCTCTTAAG CTCCAGAAGGAAAAGCAGAAGGTGGCTGAGACAAAAAGAAGTAAGCCAAACAAGAGGGAAAAGGAGGAGACCGAAAACCCCATGAAACCCTTTGCTGGTAATGTTGGTAATGTTAGCAAGGTAAAGAGACTATTTCATGAGAAACCACCGACACCGGCaggagtgaggaagagaaaagtttTTGATTCAGACTCCCCTCCAGTGAGTAAAGACTCCAAATTGGGGAAGAGAAAAGTTTTTGATTCAGACTCCCCTCCCATGAGTAAAGATTACTCTGAGCAAGGGGAGAAGAGTTCAATTACAGAAGAGCATGAGCAACCAGTTGGTTACCTATCTGATGGGAGCAAGAGCAGCAGCAACAAGAGTAGACAAGATGCCTCGACTTCTAGCATTGAACGGCGTG GCAACATTCTGAGAATCCGGTTGAAACGAACAGCAGCACCTGAGAGTCCATTTGTTGGACAACCTGAGTGCACTACATCCGGAAGAACAGATTTTCCTTCTAAGCAGCATTTGCATGAGACGAGTCATGCGCCTTGTCAAATAAACATCCCTTCGGCTACTGCGAAGGAGGAAGCGAAGGAGACTTTATTGGTGAAGCCAGAAGTCTCTCCTCAATTAGATACAGCATTTCAGACTGTCCCTTCATCGGCCAGAAATGAATTGTCAGAGCTTGAATCCACATATGAAACTCTGATAGAGCATTGGGTGCCCCTTCCTTTGGATCACGGACTTGGTGAACCTGATGATGAGGACTGGCTTTTCAAGACGAAATGCGTAGAGGGTAAATCTCCGAAGCGGCCTAAAGTAGGGGACGACACAGCAATTTCTTTTACTTGGCCGCTGCAAGCCCATTATTTACCTGAGGCCGAGATTTACGCCTTGCCTTATACTGTTccattttaa
- the LOC104456644 gene encoding prostaglandin E synthase 2 has product MTTRSIRGAAALTRAAAAGGAAAASASQHHRLLRAAVRDLRAGTSSPWLSEVLSGRRWPSIPSASNGATGARLVSSAAAAAAATSPAREEGSQGARFLPGDVVLYQYEACPFCNKVKAFLDYYKIPYKVVEVNPISKKEIKWSDYKKVPILMVDGNPMNDSSAIIDQLFGKIHPDDLAENEEERKWRGWVDNHLVHVLSPNIYRTPSEALESFDYITTHGNFSFMERLIAKYSGAAAMYMVSKKLKKRHKITDERAALYEAAETWVDALKGRPFCGGAEPNLADLAVFGVLRPIRHLQSGKDMVEHTRIGEWYDRMQHAVGNSTRAMTQL; this is encoded by the exons ATGACGACGAGGTCGATCAGAGGAGCCGCCGCTTTGACCCGCGCCGCCGCGGCCGGCGGAGCAGCCGCCGCCAGCGCCTCCCAGCACCACCGCCTCCTTCGAGCCGCGGTCCGCGATCTCCGGGCGGGCACGAGTTCCCCGTGGCTCTCCGAGGTACTGAGCGGCCGGCGCTGGCCGTCGATCCCCTCCGCGTCCAATGGCGCCACGGGGGCCAGGCTCGTGtcctcggccgccgccgccgccgcggcgacGTCTCCGGCTCGGGAAGAGGGCTCGCAAGGGGCGAGGTTTCTCCCCGGTGACGTCGTCCTCTACCAGTACGAGGCTTGCCCTTTCTGCAACAAAGTTAAAG cATTCTTGGATTACTACAAAATACCGTACAAAGTTGTGGAGGTCAACCCCATCAGCAAGAAAGAGATCAAATGGTCTGATTACAAGAAGGTGCCTATACTGATGGTAGATGGAAATCCGATGAATGACTCTTCAG CTATCATCGATCAGTTGTTCGGAAAAATTCATCCTGATGACTTGGCGGAAAATGAGGAGGAGAGGAAGTGGCGTGG GTGGGTTGATAATCATTTGGTTCATGTTTTATCACCAAATATATACAGAACTCCTTCAGAGGCCCTTGAGTCATTCGACTATATTACTACCCATG GCAACTTCAGCTTCATGGAGAGGTTAATTGCCAAGTACAGTGGAGCTGCAGCTATGTATATGGTGtcgaagaagttgaagaagagacACAAAATTACAGATGAACGCGCAGCCTTGTATGAAGCTGCTGAAACATGGGTGGATGCTCTTAAAGGGAGGCCATTTTGTG GTGGTGCAGAGCCTAATTTAGCCGATCTCGCTGTTTTTGGTGTGCTGAGGCCGATCCGGCACCTCCAATCTGGGAAAGATATGGTTGAGCATACTCGGATAGGTGAATGGTATGACAGAATGCAGCATGCCGTGGGGAATTCTACGAGAGCAATGACTCAGTTGTGA
- the LOC104456645 gene encoding prostaglandin E synthase 2 — MYRCQTYQIAATRVTVAFSVTRQFRGEPSTACGLFPAALSNRFRNSNDDDEVDQRSRRFDPRRRGRRSSLRRRLPAPPPSSRAPQSPGGHELPWLSEVLTARRWPSIPSVANGAAGARLLSSAAAAASSAAREEGSRGARFLPGDVILYQYEACPFCNKVKAFLDYYKIPYKVVEVNPINKKEIKWSDYKKVPILMVDGKQMNDSSAIIDQLFEKIHPDELAENEEERKWRGWVDNHLVHVLSPNIYRTPSEALESFDYITTHGNFSFMERLIAKYSGAAAMYMVSKKLKKRHNITDERAALYEAAETWVDALKGRPFCGGAEPNLADLAVFGVLRPIRHLQSGKDMVEHTRIGEWYDRMQHAVGNSTRAMTQSWQESREKI; from the exons ATGTATCGGTGCCAAACGTACCAGATTGCAGCAACACGCGTCACCGTAGCATTTTCCGTCACGCGCCAGTTCCGTGGAGAACCTTCTACGGCGTGTGGACTCTTCCCTGCCGCACTTTCAAACCGGTTCCGGAATTCGAACGATGACGACGAGGTCGATCAGAGGAGCCGCCGCTTTGACCCGCGCCGCCGCGGCCGTCGGAGCAGCCTCCGCCGGCGCCTCCCAGCACCGCCTCCTTCGAGCCGCGCTCCGCAATCCCCGGGCGGGCACGAGCTCCCGTGGCTCTCCGAGGTACTGACCGCCCGGCGCTGGCCGTCGATCCCCTCCGTTGCCAATGGCGCCGCGGGGGCCAGGCTCTtgtcctccgccgccgccgcggcgtcGTCTGCGGCTCGGGAAGAGGGCTCGCGAGGGGCGAGGTTTCTCCCCGGCGACGTCATCCTCTACCAGTACGAGGCTTGCCCTTTCTGCAACAAAGTTAAAG cGTTCTTGGATTACTACAAAATACCGTACAAAGTTGTGGAGGTCAACCCCATCAACAAGAAAGAGATCAAATGGTCTGATTACAAGAAGGTGCCTATACTGATGGTAGATGGAAAGCAGATGAATGACTCTTCAG CTATTATTGATCAGTTGTTCGAAAAAATTCATCCTGATGAGTTGGCGGAAAATGAGGAGGAGAGGAAGTGGCGTGG GTGGGTTGATAATCATTTGGTTCATGTTTTATCACCAAATATATACAGAACTCCTTCAGAGGCCCTGGAGTCATTCGACTATATTACTACCCATG GCAACTTCAGCTTCATGGAGAGGTTAATTGCCAAGTACAGCGGAGCTGCAGCTATGTATATGGTGtcgaagaagttgaagaagagacACAACATTACAGACGAACGCGCAGCCTTGTATGAAGCTGCTGAAACATGGGTGGATGCTCTTAAGGGGAGGCCATTTTGTG GTGGCGCAGAGCCTAATTTAGCTGATCTTGCTGTTTTTGGCGTGCTGAGGCCGATCCGGCACCTCCAATCTGGGAAAGATATGGTTGAGCATACTCGGATAGGTGAATGGTATGACAGAATGCAGCATGCCGTGGGGAATTCTACTAGAGCAATGACTCAGTCGTGGCAGGAGTCTAGGGAAAAAATTTAG
- the LOC120291712 gene encoding uncharacterized protein LOC120291712: MYATTTSSWSSLSMRKMCPNFDREDGLDTVLEVPIPEEMFTSMGSNAVLRWQNLRALMKAQSSSSSAIDYCNKSSSSSSSSGSYASSSSSSESPQQQRLSSGSRNEFMALLKLVGSPLIPFQVQSDQALTRPLKGCTIEASTAQYIIQQYLAATGGQGALNAVHSMYAVGQVKMAASEMRQGDGSVHATGSNEVGGFVLWQKNPDLWFLELVVAGLKVSAGSNGKVAWNQSSSQPCHANRGPPRPLRRFFQGLDPRSTANLFLDAVCIGEKTINGEDCFALKIEAAQNILKAQSSPNTELAHHKVWGYFSQRTGLLVHFEDTKLVRMKSIRGNDSVFWETTMESTIEDYRNVDGINIAHGGKTSVTMFRYGAAQNHKRKIEETWRIEEVDFNICGLSMDCFLPPADLKREQEGGDQGMS; the protein is encoded by the exons ATGTACGCGACGACGACGTCCTCTTGGTCGTCGCTGTCGATGAGGAAGATGTGCCCCAACTTTGACAGGGAGGACGGCCTTGACACCGTCCTGGAGGTGCCCATCCCAGAGGAGATGTTCACCAGCATGGGTAGCAATGCCGTGCTGAGATGGCAGAACCTCCGCGCTCTGATGAAGGCCCAGTCCTCGTCCTCATCCGCCATCGATTATTGCAACaagtcctcctcctcctcctcttcttctggTTCGTATGCTTCGTCTTCTTCGTCGTCAGAATCGCCGCAACAGCAGCGTCTGTCATCCGGGTCGAGGAACGAGTTCATGGCTCTGCTCAAGCTCGTCGGGTCGCCTCTCATTCCTTTCCAGGTCCAGTCAGATCAGGCTCTAACCCGACCCCTCAAGGGTTGCACCATC GAAGCCTCGACCGCGCAGTACATAATTCAGCAGTACTTGGCGGCCACAGGAGGGCAAGGGGCATTGAACGCTGTGCACAGCATGTACGCGGTGGGGCAGGTGAAGATGGCGGCGTCTGAGATGCGGCAGGGCGATGGCAGCGTACACGCCACCGGGAGTAATGAGGTCGGCGGGTTCGTGCTGTGGCAGAAGAACCCCGATCTCTGGTTCCTCGAGCTGGTGGTTGCGGGACTCAAGGTGAGCGCGGGCAGCAACGGCAAAGTCGCTTGGAACCAGTCTTCCTCTCAGCCTTGCCATGCCAATCGCGGTCCTCCTAGACCCCTTCGCCGCTTCTTTCAG GGCTTGGACCCAAGATCGACGGCCAACCTATTCCTGGATGCAGTATGCATTGGGGAGAAGACGATCAACGGTGAAGACTGCTTTGCTCTAAAGATCGAGGCGGCCCAAAATATCCTCAAAGCACAGAGCTCGCCAAACACCGAGCTCGCCCATCACAAGGTGTGGGGCTACTTCAGCCAGAGGACCGGCCTCTTGGTCCACTTCGAGGACACCAAGTTAGTAAGGATGAAGTCGATAAGGGGGAACGACAGTGTTTTCTGGGAAACCACAATGGAGTCGACCATCGAGGACTACAGAAACGTCGATGGGATCAACATCGCTCATGGCGGGAAGACTTCGGTGACCATGTTCAGGTATGGAGCTGCGCAGAATCACAAGCGGAAGATCGAGGAGACTTGGAGGATCGAGGAGGTAGACTTCAACATATGTGGGTTGTCCATGGATTGCTTTTTACCACCTGCAGATTTGAAGAGGGAACAAGAAGGTGGAGATCAGGGAATGTCATGA